The following are encoded in a window of Castanea sativa cultivar Marrone di Chiusa Pesio chromosome 5, ASM4071231v1 genomic DNA:
- the LOC142636091 gene encoding mitochondrial-processing peptidase subunit alpha-like encodes MYRTAASRLRSLKGRVGNLGATRFAASSAVAAKTSSGGFFSWLTGEKSATLPSLEIPLAGITFPPPLPDYVEPSKTKITTLPNGVTIASETSPNPAASIGLYLNCGSIYETPETFGASHLLERMAFKSTTNRSHLRIVREVEAIGGNIGASASREQMGYTFDALKTYVPQMVELLVDAVRNPAFLDWEVNEELQKVKAEIDELSKNPHALLLEAIHSAGYSGALAIPLLAPEAGLDRLDGTILKEFVTENYTAPRMVLAASGVEHEELLSIAEPLLSDLPSVHRAEEPKSVYVGGDYRRHADIGCTHIALAFEVPGGWRKEKEAVLLTVLQMLMGGGGSFSAGGPGKGMHSRLYLRVLNEYQQVQSFSAFNSIFNETGLFGIYASTVPEFASKVVDLAAGELISIATRGQVSQGQLDRAKQSTKSAVLMNLESRTIASEDIGRQILTYGKRLPVEHFLKAVDEITLEDIYNISQKILSSPLTMASYGNVLSVPSYESISRKFQSK; translated from the exons AAGTCGGCTACTCTACCTTCTCTCGAAATCCCACTTGCAGGCATTACTTTCCCCCCTCCACTACCTGATTATGTTGAACCGAGCAAAACTAAAATCACAACTCTGCCGAATGGTGTCACAATAGCTTCCGAAACATCACCT AATCCTGCCGCATCAATAGGGTTGTATCTCAATTGTGGTTCCATTTATGAAACACCAGAGACATTTGGGGCTTCACACTTGCTAGAACGAATGGCCTTCAAGAGCACAACAAATCGAAGCCACTTGCGCATTGTGAGGGAAGTGGAAGCAATTGGTGGTAACATTGGAGCCTCAGCCTCTAGGGAGCAAATGGGGTACACTTTTGATGCTCTTAAGACATATGTTCCTCAAATGGTAGAATTGCTAGTTGACGCTGTGAGGAACCCTGCCTTCTTGGATTGGGAAGTCAATGAAGag CTGCAAAAGGTGAAAGCAGAAATTGATGAACTTTCCAAGAATCCTCATGCCTTACTATTGGAGGCAATTCACTCTGCTGGTTATTCTGGCGCATTGGCAATTCCTCTTTTGGCTCCTGAAGCTGGACTAGACAGATTGGATGGCACCATTTTGAAGGAATTTGTTACT GAGAATTATACTGCTCCTCGGATGGTTCTTGCAGCTTCTGGGGTTGAACATGAGGAGCTTCTATCAATTGCAGAACCGCTTCTCTCCGACTTACCAAGCGTGCACCGGGCTGAAGAGCCAAAATCTGTATATGTTGGAGGGGATTACCGTCGTCATGCTGACATAGGG TGCACACACATTGCTCTTGCTTTTGAAGTTCCTGGTGGCTGGCGTAAAGAGAAAGAAGCTGTCCTTTTGACTGTTCTTCAG ATGCTTATGGGAGGAGGTGGTTCATTCTCTGCTGGGGGCCCTGGAAAAGGGATGCACTCGCGGCTAt ATCTCCGAGTCTTGAATGAATATCAACAAGTCCAATCCTTCTCTGCATTCAACAGCATCTTCAATGAAACTGGATTGTTTGGAATTTATGCTAGCACT GTCCCTGAATTTGCATCAAAAGTTGTTGATTTAGCAGCAGGAGAATTGATCTCAATTGCAACACGTGGACAAG TTAGTCAGGGTCAGCTTGATCGTGCCAAACAGTCCACCAAATCTGCTGTTCTAATGAATCTGGAATCTAGA ACGATAGCATCAGAGGATATAGGGAGACAGATTTTGACATATGGAAAGAG GTTGCCTGTGGAGCATTTCTTAAAGGCTGTAGATGAAATCACTTTGGAGGATATTTATAACATTTCCCAGAAGATTCTTTCTTCACCTCTAACCATGGCATCATATGGGAATG TTCTCAGTGTCCCCAGCTATGAATCCATTAGCCGCAAGTTCCAATCTAAGTGA
- the LOC142634808 gene encoding uncharacterized protein LOC142634808 produces MDEVTSTETSPSSNQEVPNDESSLWQYVTKVEKPAGASVKSGGNTYFKCNYCGVVYMGSYSRVKAHLLKIPNKGIKPCPKVTPSHRLEMQQMYDKVENDKLERERRSQIPLPPPPPGRGPIPISQFRRHERSDSTNPIDGKRRKVAVNNTLEKAYQNNARHELDSTIARMFYTAGLPFNFARNPYYRNSYAYAATHSIPGYVPPGYNALRTTLLQKERAHVEGLLKPIKDFWLEHGVSIVSDGWSDPQRRPLINIMAVSDGGLVFIKAIDGSGEFKDKHYIAGVLKDAIKEIGHEKVVQVITDNASVMKAAGSLIENLLWLL; encoded by the exons ATGGACGAAGTTACTAGCACAGAAACTTCACCTTCGTCTAATCAAGAAGTGCCAAATGATGAATCTTCTCTTTGGCAGTATGTGACTAAAGTAGAAAAACCAGCTGGTGCATCTGTTAAATCAGGGGGAAACACATACTTTAAGTGCAATTATTGTGGTGTAGTTTATATGGGATCTTATTCTAGGGTTAAGgctcatttgttaaaaattccTAATAAAGGAATTAAACCGTGCCCTAAGGTGACACCGAGTCATAGGCTGGAAATGCAGCAAATGTATGATAAAGTTGAGAATGATAAGTTAGAGAGAGAACGGAGAAGTCAAATTCCCTTACCCCCACCTCCCCCAGGCCGTGGGCCTATACCTATTTCCCAATTTCGGAGACATGAAAGGAGTGATAGTACAAATCCGATTGATGGTAAGAGGAGGAAGGTGGCTGTGAATAATACTTTGGAGAAAGCATAccagaataatgctagacatgaGTTGGATAGTACAATTGCTAGGATGTTTTACACCGCTGGGCTTCCGTTTAACTTTGCAAGGAACCCATATTATCGTAATTCCTATGCATATGCTGCTACTCATAGCATTCCGGGTTATGTTCCTCCTGGATACAATGCTTTGagaacaacacttttgcaaaaagaaagagcTCATGTTGAAGgacttttgaaaccaattaaggaCTTTTGGCTTGAACATGGTGTAAGTATAGTTTCTGATGGATGGTCTGATCCACAAAGGAggcctcttattaatattatggctGTATCAGATGGGGGTCTAGTGTTTATAAAGGCAATTGATGGGTCAGGTGAATTCAAAGACAAACATTATATTGCTGGGGTGTTGAAGGATGCTATAAAAGAGATTGGACATGAAAAAGTTGTTCAAGTCATCACTGATAATGCTAGTGTGATGAAGGCTGCTGGATCTCTTATTGAAA ATTTGCTTTGGTTGTTGTAA
- the LOC142636254 gene encoding pentatricopeptide repeat-containing protein At1g51965, mitochondrial isoform X2, translated as MKPHHLHHLPTTVVTSTRRHYATKYTAKVTSTSPSGRSLSAEVTALPSSPYPTDTRGYPIPRRHVVCKATQILLNNNHNNNQSHPSASSSSPSPSPSPFLDLSDYLHSLSLPLTPTEASEILKSLNHPSLALSFFRLCPSISPNFQHDSLTYTRLFLILSNSPSVPDRAHLVRSILSEMDRSNTRGTISTVNILIGFIGNSEDLDLCISLIGKWKLSMNPYTYKCLLQAYLRSYDSDKAFGVYNEMRRRGHTLDIFAYNMLLDALAKDQKVEQAYKVFEDMKRKHCEPDEFTCTIMIRMNGKIGKADEALALFQEMLAKGFSPNLIAYNTMIQALAKGRMVDKAIFLFSKMVENDCRPNEFTYSVILNVLAAEGQLGRLDEVVEISKKYMNKLIYAYLVRALSKLGHASEAHRLFCNMWNFHDKGDRDACRSMLESLCNAALGKLKQISHLHDLFEKMKQDGPSPDIFTYNILISSFGRAGKVDEAIKIFEELENSNCKADIVSYNSLINCLGKNGDLDEAHMRFKEMQEKGFTPDVVTYSTLIECFGKTDKVEMACRLFDEMLAEGCYPNIVTYNILLDCLERCGRTAEAVDLYAKLKQQGLTPDSITYTVLERLQSGSHRKVRFRRQSPITGWVVSPLR; from the exons ATGAAACcccaccacctccaccacttGCCAACCACCGTAGTGACCTCCACGCGCCGCCACTACGCCACAAAATACACAGCAAAAGTCACCTCCACCTCCCCATCGGGCCGCTCACTCTCCGCCGAAGTAACCGCTCTCCCATCATCCCCATACCCCACAGACACCCGCGGCTACCCAATCCCCCGCCGCCACGTCGTCTGCAAAGCCACACAAATCCTCCTcaacaacaatcacaacaacAACCAATCACATCCCTCCgcgtcatcatcatcaccatcaccatcaccatcaccgtTCCTCGACCTCTCCGACTACCTccactccctctctctccctctcacccCAACCGAAGCCTCCGAAATCCTCAAATCCCTAAACCACCCTTCCCTCGCCCTCTCCTTCTTCCGACTTTGCCCCTCCATTTCCCCAAATTTCCAACACGACTCCCTCACCTACACGCGCCTCTTCCTCATACTCTCCAACTCCCCCTCCGTCCCCGACCGCGCCCACCTCGTCCGTTCGATCCTCTCCGAGATGGACCGCTCCAACACGCGCGGCACGATCTCCACCGTCAACATCCTCATTGGGTTCATCGGAAACTCCGAAGACCTCGACCTTTGCATTTCCTTAATCGGTAAGTGGAAGCTGTCCATGAACCCTTACACTTACAAGTGCTTACTTCAGGCGTATTTAAGGTCCTACGATTCCGACAAGGCGTTTGGTGTCTACAACGAAATGCGTCGGCGAGGTCATACGTTGGACATTTTCGCTTACAACATGTTGTTGGATGCTTTAGCCAAAGACCAAAAG GTTGAACAGGCGTACAAGGTTTTTGAAGACATGAAACGGAAGCACTGTGAACCGGATGAGTTCACTTGCACAATTATGATCAGAATGAATGGAAAGATTGGTAAAGCTGACGAGGCACTGGCACTCTTTCAGGAGATGCTAGCTAAGGGCTTCTCACCAAATTTAATTGCTTATAATACTATGATCCAGGCACTTGCAAAGGGTCGGATGGTTGACAAGGCCAtatttctcttttctaaaaTGGTAGAGAATGATTGTCGGCCCAATGAGTTTACATATAGTGTCATTTTGAATGTTCTGGCTGCAGAAGGGCAGCTTGGTAGACTAGATGAGGTTGTGGAAATATCAAAGAAATACATGAATAAGTTGATCTATGCATATCTTGTAAGGGCGCTGAGCAAATTGGGCCATGCAAGTGAAGCTCACAGGCTATTTTGCAACATGTGGAACTTTCATGATAAGGGGGATAGGGATGCTTGCCGGTCCATGTTAGAGAGTTTATGTAATGCAG CTCTTGGCAAGTTGAAGCAAATTTCTCATCTTCATGATCTTTTTGAAAAGATGAAACAAGATGGTCCTTCACCAGACATATTTACGTATAACATTCTGATCTCTAGCTTTGGTAGGGCTGGGAAAGTTGACGAggctattaaaatttttgaagaacTTGAGAACAGCAATTGTAAAGCTGACATTGTCTCGTATAATTCATTGATCAATTGCCTTGGGAAGAATGGTGATCTTGATGAAGCTCACATGAGGTTCAAGGAAATGCAAGAGAAAGGATTCACTCCTGATGTTGTCACATACAGCACGCTTATTGAGTGCTTTGGCAAGACAGATAAAGTTGAGATGGCTTGCAGGTTGTTTGATGAGATGCTTGCTGAAGGATGCTATCCTAACATTGTAACATACAATATCTTACTTGACTGTCTTGAGAGGTGTGGGAGAACTGCTGAAGCAGTTGATCTATATGCAAAACTTAAGCAGCAGGGGTTAACACCAGATTCAATTACATATACAGTACTTGAACGGCTGCAAAGTGGTTCACATAGGAAAGTCAGATTTCGCAGGCAAAGTCCGATTACTGGTTGGGTTGTTAGCCCTTTGAGGTAA
- the LOC142636254 gene encoding pentatricopeptide repeat-containing protein At1g51965, mitochondrial isoform X1, translating into MKPHHLHHLPTTVVTSTRRHYATKYTAKVTSTSPSGRSLSAEVTALPSSPYPTDTRGYPIPRRHVVCKATQILLNNNHNNNQSHPSASSSSPSPSPSPFLDLSDYLHSLSLPLTPTEASEILKSLNHPSLALSFFRLCPSISPNFQHDSLTYTRLFLILSNSPSVPDRAHLVRSILSEMDRSNTRGTISTVNILIGFIGNSEDLDLCISLIGKWKLSMNPYTYKCLLQAYLRSYDSDKAFGVYNEMRRRGHTLDIFAYNMLLDALAKDQKVEQAYKVFEDMKRKHCEPDEFTCTIMIRMNGKIGKADEALALFQEMLAKGFSPNLIAYNTMIQALAKGRMVDKAIFLFSKMVENDCRPNEFTYSVILNVLAAEGQLGRLDEVVEISKKYMNKLIYAYLVRALSKLGHASEAHRLFCNMWNFHDKGDRDACRSMLESLCNAGKTTEAMDLLGKIHEKGITTDTIMYNTVFSALGKLKQISHLHDLFEKMKQDGPSPDIFTYNILISSFGRAGKVDEAIKIFEELENSNCKADIVSYNSLINCLGKNGDLDEAHMRFKEMQEKGFTPDVVTYSTLIECFGKTDKVEMACRLFDEMLAEGCYPNIVTYNILLDCLERCGRTAEAVDLYAKLKQQGLTPDSITYTVLERLQSGSHRKVRFRRQSPITGWVVSPLR; encoded by the exons ATGAAACcccaccacctccaccacttGCCAACCACCGTAGTGACCTCCACGCGCCGCCACTACGCCACAAAATACACAGCAAAAGTCACCTCCACCTCCCCATCGGGCCGCTCACTCTCCGCCGAAGTAACCGCTCTCCCATCATCCCCATACCCCACAGACACCCGCGGCTACCCAATCCCCCGCCGCCACGTCGTCTGCAAAGCCACACAAATCCTCCTcaacaacaatcacaacaacAACCAATCACATCCCTCCgcgtcatcatcatcaccatcaccatcaccatcaccgtTCCTCGACCTCTCCGACTACCTccactccctctctctccctctcacccCAACCGAAGCCTCCGAAATCCTCAAATCCCTAAACCACCCTTCCCTCGCCCTCTCCTTCTTCCGACTTTGCCCCTCCATTTCCCCAAATTTCCAACACGACTCCCTCACCTACACGCGCCTCTTCCTCATACTCTCCAACTCCCCCTCCGTCCCCGACCGCGCCCACCTCGTCCGTTCGATCCTCTCCGAGATGGACCGCTCCAACACGCGCGGCACGATCTCCACCGTCAACATCCTCATTGGGTTCATCGGAAACTCCGAAGACCTCGACCTTTGCATTTCCTTAATCGGTAAGTGGAAGCTGTCCATGAACCCTTACACTTACAAGTGCTTACTTCAGGCGTATTTAAGGTCCTACGATTCCGACAAGGCGTTTGGTGTCTACAACGAAATGCGTCGGCGAGGTCATACGTTGGACATTTTCGCTTACAACATGTTGTTGGATGCTTTAGCCAAAGACCAAAAG GTTGAACAGGCGTACAAGGTTTTTGAAGACATGAAACGGAAGCACTGTGAACCGGATGAGTTCACTTGCACAATTATGATCAGAATGAATGGAAAGATTGGTAAAGCTGACGAGGCACTGGCACTCTTTCAGGAGATGCTAGCTAAGGGCTTCTCACCAAATTTAATTGCTTATAATACTATGATCCAGGCACTTGCAAAGGGTCGGATGGTTGACAAGGCCAtatttctcttttctaaaaTGGTAGAGAATGATTGTCGGCCCAATGAGTTTACATATAGTGTCATTTTGAATGTTCTGGCTGCAGAAGGGCAGCTTGGTAGACTAGATGAGGTTGTGGAAATATCAAAGAAATACATGAATAAGTTGATCTATGCATATCTTGTAAGGGCGCTGAGCAAATTGGGCCATGCAAGTGAAGCTCACAGGCTATTTTGCAACATGTGGAACTTTCATGATAAGGGGGATAGGGATGCTTGCCGGTCCATGTTAGAGAGTTTATGTAATGCAGGTAAGACAACAGAGGCTATGGACCTTCTAGGTAAGATTCATGAAAAGGGAATAACTACTGATACGATCATGTATAATACTGTTTTCTCAGCTCTTGGCAAGTTGAAGCAAATTTCTCATCTTCATGATCTTTTTGAAAAGATGAAACAAGATGGTCCTTCACCAGACATATTTACGTATAACATTCTGATCTCTAGCTTTGGTAGGGCTGGGAAAGTTGACGAggctattaaaatttttgaagaacTTGAGAACAGCAATTGTAAAGCTGACATTGTCTCGTATAATTCATTGATCAATTGCCTTGGGAAGAATGGTGATCTTGATGAAGCTCACATGAGGTTCAAGGAAATGCAAGAGAAAGGATTCACTCCTGATGTTGTCACATACAGCACGCTTATTGAGTGCTTTGGCAAGACAGATAAAGTTGAGATGGCTTGCAGGTTGTTTGATGAGATGCTTGCTGAAGGATGCTATCCTAACATTGTAACATACAATATCTTACTTGACTGTCTTGAGAGGTGTGGGAGAACTGCTGAAGCAGTTGATCTATATGCAAAACTTAAGCAGCAGGGGTTAACACCAGATTCAATTACATATACAGTACTTGAACGGCTGCAAAGTGGTTCACATAGGAAAGTCAGATTTCGCAGGCAAAGTCCGATTACTGGTTGGGTTGTTAGCCCTTTGAGGTAA